In uncultured Fusobacterium sp., a genomic segment contains:
- a CDS encoding tyrosine-type recombinase/integrase has translation MDIIKREETRLDTPRRKKREKENRKSIFEIYRSQKTIKDYLFYLKDFLQYIYEGENIRPDELIDLMKDIEKQDVEDYLTHLIEDRKMKKTSVNKVISALKSLYKEMEKNGYPNPFKYIELFKVSRNIDNVLKLSAEDIKKIIGQYIVKGEKEYRNITILYTLFYTGMRSSELINLKFKHLLNREGNYFIKLEETKSGKEQYKAIYPTLVEKLLDYKKYKQEIFSISDHDIEEQYIFNSSIEKNTKLAYRSLYDIIQNFGKIIDKDISPHNIRHAVATELSLNGADILEIRDFLGHSDTRVTEVYINAKSVLEKRVLEKLPDLEKL, from the coding sequence ATGGATATCATAAAAAGAGAAGAAACTAGATTGGATACCCCTCGTAGAAAGAAAAGAGAGAAAGAAAATAGAAAGAGTATCTTTGAAATTTATCGTTCTCAAAAAACTATAAAGGATTATCTTTTTTATCTTAAAGATTTTTTACAATATATATATGAGGGAGAAAATATTAGACCAGATGAACTTATTGACTTGATGAAAGATATAGAGAAGCAAGATGTAGAGGATTATCTTACACATCTTATAGAAGATAGAAAAATGAAAAAGACATCAGTTAATAAAGTTATTTCAGCATTAAAGTCTTTATATAAAGAGATGGAAAAAAATGGTTATCCTAATCCTTTTAAATATATAGAGTTATTTAAAGTGTCAAGAAATATTGATAATGTATTAAAATTATCTGCTGAAGACATAAAAAAAATTATAGGACAATATATTGTTAAAGGAGAAAAGGAGTATAGAAATATAACTATACTTTATACTTTATTCTATACTGGTATGAGAAGCTCTGAATTAATAAATTTGAAATTTAAACATCTACTAAATAGAGAGGGAAATTATTTTATAAAACTAGAAGAGACAAAAAGTGGAAAAGAACAATATAAAGCAATCTATCCAACACTTGTAGAAAAACTTTTAGATTACAAAAAATATAAACAAGAAATTTTTTCCATATCTGACCATGATATAGAAGAACAGTATATTTTTAATAGCTCAATTGAAAAAAATACAAAGTTAGCTTATAGATCTCTTTATGATATAATTCAAAATTTTGGAAAGATTATAGATAAAGATATTAGTCCTCATAATATTCGTCATGCTGTTGCTACTGAACTTTCTTTAAATGGTGCTGATATTTTAGAGATAAGAGATTTTCTTGGACACTCTGATACAAGAGTTACAGAAGTATATATAAACGCAAAATCTGTATTAGAAAAGAGAGTTTTAGAAAAACTTCCAGATTTAGAAAAATTATAA
- a CDS encoding pseudouridine synthase has translation MRLDKFLTECGLGSRREVKKLLDNGKIKVNDIIVKNPQTNIKESIDKIEYDENRLEYKEFRYYIMNKRSGYITATEDPKEKTVMELLPEWVIKKDLAPVGRLDKDTEGLLLFTNDGKLAHSLLSPKKHVDKTYYAQLEKSITEEDIKKLEEGVDIGGYITQPAKGKIVGEREIELTIREGKFHQVKKMLEAVNNKVVYLKRLTFGKLELKDMELGEVREINLEDII, from the coding sequence ATGAGATTAGATAAATTTTTAACAGAGTGTGGATTAGGAAGTAGAAGAGAGGTAAAAAAACTTTTAGATAATGGAAAAATAAAGGTAAATGATATTATAGTAAAAAATCCACAAACAAATATAAAAGAGAGTATAGATAAAATAGAGTATGATGAAAATAGATTAGAATATAAAGAGTTTAGATATTATATAATGAATAAAAGAAGTGGATATATTACTGCCACTGAAGATCCAAAGGAAAAAACTGTAATGGAATTACTACCAGAATGGGTAATAAAAAAAGATTTAGCCCCAGTAGGTAGATTAGATAAAGATACAGAGGGATTACTGTTATTTACTAATGATGGTAAATTAGCTCACTCTTTGCTATCTCCTAAAAAACATGTAGACAAGACTTACTATGCACAACTTGAAAAAAGTATAACAGAGGAAGATATAAAAAAATTAGAAGAGGGAGTAGATATAGGGGGATATATCACTCAACCTGCTAAAGGAAAAATAGTTGGAGAAAGGGAGATAGAACTTACTATAAGAGAGGGAAAATTTCATCAAGTGAAAAAAATGCTAGAAGCTGTTAATAATAAAGTAGTCTATCTTAAAAGATTAACTTTTGGAAAATTAGAATTAAAAGATATGGAGCTAGGAGAAGTAAGAGAGATTAATTTAGAAGATATTATCTAA
- a CDS encoding cupin domain-containing protein: MSNIIKNIEDSKSLALKSQIDYKENSVEQLILAKNQGVTMILFAFDKGKEIPTHTAPGDAFVTCLEGNGKIILNGVEHILKEGDYILMPAKEPHSVHALDKFKMLLTIVM, encoded by the coding sequence ATGAGTAATATTATAAAAAATATAGAGGATTCAAAATCTTTAGCTTTAAAATCTCAAATAGATTATAAAGAAAATTCTGTAGAACAACTTATATTAGCAAAAAACCAAGGAGTTACAATGATTTTATTTGCCTTTGATAAAGGAAAAGAAATCCCTACTCATACAGCTCCTGGAGATGCATTTGTTACATGCTTAGAAGGAAATGGAAAAATCATTTTAAATGGAGTAGAGCATATTCTTAAAGAGGGAGATTATATTTTAATGCCTGCTAAAGAGCCTCACTCTGTACATGCTTTAGATAAATTTAAAATGTTACTTACAATAGTAATGTAA
- a CDS encoding nitroreductase family protein, with product MDFLTRRSIRKYQDKKVEKEVIEELMKTAVVSPSGRNGRPYEFIVVDDKETIKKLAHSKESGAIFAEDAPLMIVVVYHEYSTGEDDACIASTIIQLKAHELGLGSCWLQTKGKVGTNGKTCHENIREILNIPEEIYISNMISLGYPAEEKPAYTDKDMDMNKVHYNKW from the coding sequence ATGGATTTTTTAACAAGAAGAAGTATTAGAAAATACCAAGATAAAAAAGTAGAAAAAGAAGTGATTGAGGAGCTAATGAAAACGGCAGTAGTTTCTCCAAGTGGTAGAAATGGTAGACCTTATGAATTTATAGTAGTAGATGATAAGGAAACTATAAAAAAACTTGCACATTCTAAGGAAAGTGGGGCTATATTTGCTGAAGATGCACCTCTTATGATTGTTGTAGTATATCATGAATACTCAACTGGAGAAGATGATGCTTGTATAGCAAGTACTATTATTCAATTAAAAGCTCATGAATTAGGACTAGGTTCTTGTTGGTTACAAACTAAAGGAAAAGTTGGAACTAATGGAAAAACTTGTCATGAAAATATAAGAGAAATATTAAACATTCCAGAAGAGATATATATTAGTAATATGATTTCTCTTGGTTATCCAGCTGAGGAAAAACCTGCTTATACAGACAAGGATATGGATATGAATAAAGTTCATTATAATAAATGGTAA
- a CDS encoding DUF1007 family protein, whose product MKKILICCLIFTSHTLIAHPHIFFENSFKLENSSKNTINLKLELTLDDLNSELAKESSDNSHFYKDISQDLKFYYNGKILQNNIISKNIRYKDNNLIIDLEFSYIFPLKKGDKIQLTIYDKEYFYDYDYDKDSLKIDFSHNNFNLTFKEDKTQPYYYNMVYPKVYEVDIDEK is encoded by the coding sequence ATGAAAAAAATACTTATTTGTTGTTTAATTTTCACTAGTCATACTTTGATAGCACATCCACACATTTTTTTTGAAAATAGTTTTAAATTAGAAAATTCTTCTAAAAATACTATTAATTTAAAATTAGAGTTAACTCTTGATGATTTAAATAGTGAATTAGCTAAAGAAAGCAGTGATAATTCACATTTTTATAAAGATATTTCACAAGATTTAAAATTTTATTATAACGGAAAAATATTACAAAATAATATTATATCAAAGAATATAAGATATAAAGATAATAATTTAATTATTGATCTAGAATTTAGTTATATTTTTCCTTTAAAAAAAGGAGATAAAATTCAATTAACTATTTACGATAAAGAGTATTTTTATGATTATGACTATGATAAAGATTCTTTAAAAATAGATTTTTCTCATAATAATTTTAACCTAACTTTTAAAGAAGATAAAACTCAGCCATATTATTATAATATGGTATATCCTAAAGTTTATGAGGTAGATATTGATGAAAAATAA
- the nfo gene encoding deoxyribonuclease IV, whose translation MENKKINKFIGAHVSTTGGVFNAPINANKIGAKAFALFTKNQRRWEAKPLTDEDIMEFKNNLQKYGYSPDYILPHDSYLINLGAEDMEKREKSLNAFIDEIRRCEQLGLKYLNTHPGSHLNEISEEKCIENIADSINKALAVTKGVMVVLENTAGQGSNMGYDFSHLGKIIEKIEDKSRIGVCLDTCHTLAGGYELKDEAGYNKTMEEFEKHVGFKYLKGIHLNDSKFDTGSKKDRHDSINKGVLGEEFFIRFMNDSRFDNMPIILETIDDSIWKEEIEYLYSLIK comes from the coding sequence ATGGAAAATAAAAAGATAAATAAATTTATTGGGGCTCACGTATCCACAACAGGTGGAGTATTTAATGCACCAATTAATGCTAATAAGATAGGAGCAAAAGCTTTTGCACTATTTACTAAAAATCAAAGAAGATGGGAAGCAAAACCATTAACAGATGAAGATATAATGGAATTTAAAAATAATCTTCAAAAGTATGGTTACTCTCCAGATTATATACTGCCTCATGATAGTTATCTTATCAATCTAGGAGCTGAGGATATGGAGAAAAGAGAAAAATCTCTAAATGCTTTTATAGATGAGATAAGAAGATGTGAACAGCTTGGACTTAAATATCTTAATACACATCCAGGTAGTCATCTTAATGAGATAAGTGAAGAAAAATGTATTGAAAATATTGCTGACTCAATTAATAAAGCTTTAGCTGTGACTAAAGGTGTAATGGTAGTATTAGAAAATACTGCTGGACAAGGTTCTAATATGGGATATGATTTTTCTCATCTAGGGAAGATTATAGAAAAAATAGAAGATAAATCTAGAATAGGGGTATGTCTTGATACTTGTCATACTCTAGCTGGTGGATATGAATTAAAAGATGAAGCTGGATATAATAAGACTATGGAAGAGTTTGAAAAACATGTAGGTTTTAAATATTTAAAAGGTATTCATCTAAATGATTCTAAATTTGATACTGGAAGTAAAAAGGATAGACATGATAGTATAAACAAAGGAGTTTTAGGAGAAGAATTTTTTATCAGATTTATGAATGATAGTAGATTTGACAACATGCCAATAATTTTGGAAACTATTGATGACTCTATTTGGAAAGAGGAAATAGAATATTTATACAGTCTAATTAAGTAA
- a CDS encoding autotransporter outer membrane beta-barrel domain-containing protein: MKKYLGIIFLLSSSLLVAQENFNNIGEIHSKILGNRGKEQFRKNIIFDKFDIAGYSNSNQYLEYLGEIENSYDKDSMKYDVKTKAFMMGTNSNLLSNPNIFIGTSLGYLKSNLEYKNENAKVRTYGIDYYVGKNIDNLLLIGKFGYTESKNIYNSYKYRTKDYSLGVEGGYLYNINEKGILYPYIAFDWNQYTLKGHNDIKDNNDRVGSGTLGISYSQMLNDKFLLTASSEWVYDFSEREEIRLNNGEKIPNLEVGRDTGVFNIKLGYFMKPNFLISLGYNSFLNKNYYYDMFSITLSHNF, from the coding sequence ATGAAAAAATATCTAGGAATAATTTTTCTTTTATCCTCTTCTCTCCTTGTAGCTCAGGAAAATTTTAATAATATAGGAGAAATACATAGTAAAATACTTGGAAATAGAGGAAAAGAACAGTTTAGAAAAAATATAATTTTTGATAAGTTTGATATAGCTGGATATAGTAATAGTAATCAATATCTTGAATATTTAGGTGAAATAGAAAATAGCTATGATAAAGATTCTATGAAATATGATGTAAAAACAAAGGCTTTTATGATGGGAACAAATAGTAATCTTCTATCTAATCCTAATATATTTATTGGAACAAGCCTTGGGTATCTAAAATCCAACTTAGAATATAAGAATGAAAATGCTAAGGTTAGAACTTATGGTATTGATTATTATGTTGGAAAAAATATAGATAATTTACTTCTTATTGGAAAATTTGGATATACAGAAAGTAAAAATATTTATAACTCTTATAAATATAGAACTAAGGATTATTCATTAGGAGTAGAGGGAGGTTATCTCTATAATATCAATGAAAAAGGAATTTTATATCCCTATATTGCATTTGATTGGAACCAATATACTCTAAAAGGACATAATGATATAAAAGATAATAATGATAGAGTTGGAAGTGGAACTTTAGGAATATCTTATTCACAAATGTTAAATGATAAATTTCTTTTAACTGCTTCAAGTGAATGGGTATATGATTTTTCTGAAAGAGAAGAGATTAGACTCAATAATGGAGAAAAAATACCTAACTTAGAAGTAGGAAGAGATACAGGAGTATTTAATATAAAACTTGGGTACTTTATGAAACCTAACTTTTTAATAAGTCTAGGATATAATAGTTTCTTAAATAAAAATTATTATTATGATATGTTTAGTATAACACTATCACATAATTTTTAA
- a CDS encoding Bax inhibitor-1/YccA family protein, whose product MNFNNYYERGVSNIDTEVSNSFVRKVILNMIGGLFLTILVPIYVFFFNPEIIYTLTRYFKLIAIGEVALVFFLSLGIRKISSTTARLTFYLYSILNGILFSSLAFVFHPVSILYTLGVTVIMFVVIAIYGYTTKEDLTKYSRFLMAGLITIIIISIINFFISAPTLYWVGTILGVVIFSGLIAFDINRIKYIAYEIANGDDQELVEKMGIIGALNLYLDFINLFLYLLRIFGKKRN is encoded by the coding sequence ATGAACTTTAATAATTATTATGAAAGAGGAGTATCTAATATAGATACAGAGGTAAGTAACAGTTTTGTAAGAAAAGTAATCTTAAATATGATAGGAGGATTATTTTTAACTATTTTAGTTCCTATTTATGTATTTTTCTTTAATCCAGAAATAATTTATACTTTGACTAGATATTTTAAACTTATAGCAATTGGAGAAGTGGCCTTAGTATTTTTCTTAAGTCTTGGAATAAGAAAGATATCTTCAACTACAGCTAGACTTACATTTTACCTATATTCAATATTAAATGGTATTTTATTTTCTAGTTTAGCTTTTGTTTTCCACCCAGTATCTATACTATATACTTTGGGAGTCACAGTTATAATGTTTGTAGTAATAGCAATTTATGGTTATACTACAAAAGAGGATTTAACTAAATATAGTAGATTTTTAATGGCGGGGTTAATAACTATAATTATAATATCTATTATTAATTTCTTTATCTCTGCTCCTACACTTTATTGGGTTGGAACAATATTGGGAGTTGTAATATTTTCTGGACTTATAGCTTTTGATATCAATAGAATAAAATATATTGCTTATGAAATAGCTAATGGTGATGATCAAGAGTTAGTAGAGAAAATGGGAATAATTGGTGCTTTAAATCTATACTTAGATTTTATAAACTTATTCCTTTATCTGTTAAGAATTTTTGGAAAGAAAAGAAATTAG
- a CDS encoding iron-containing alcohol dehydrogenase: MKNFNYNIPTKVLFGKGKVKEVGKEAKKYGDKVLLVYGKGSVKKSGLFDLVVESLKEAGIHIYELPNIDPNPRIDSVYSGAKLCRNEGINLIIAMGGGSVIDCSKAIAAQTNYNGDVWQDLYVDQKLHELKSALPVASILTLAATGSEMNGNSVISNMHTNQKLAIGHDLLRPVFSILDPEYTYTVNRYHTAAGVVDILSHLFEQYFTPDHEGYLQNRMMEAMMKTVIEYGKIAYEDPTNYEARANLMWTSSLALNGMVAYGKVSTDWATHGMEHELSAFYDITHGVGLGILTPYWMKYVLSKDTVHRFVEYGRNVWKIHGTDEMDIANKAIEKTREFFNSLDIPATLHEVGIDESKLEKMAEQATMFGALGSMKKLYKDDVLAIYKMAL; encoded by the coding sequence ATGAAAAATTTTAATTACAACATTCCAACAAAAGTACTTTTTGGAAAAGGAAAAGTAAAAGAGGTAGGAAAAGAAGCTAAGAAATATGGAGATAAAGTTCTTCTTGTATATGGAAAAGGAAGCGTAAAAAAGAGTGGACTTTTTGACCTAGTAGTAGAGAGTTTAAAAGAAGCTGGTATCCATATTTATGAATTACCTAACATTGATCCAAATCCAAGAATAGATTCTGTTTATAGTGGTGCTAAATTATGTAGAAATGAAGGAATAAACCTTATAATAGCTATGGGAGGAGGAAGTGTAATAGATTGTTCTAAAGCTATTGCTGCCCAAACTAATTATAATGGAGATGTTTGGCAAGACTTATATGTAGATCAAAAATTACATGAATTAAAGTCAGCTTTACCTGTGGCATCTATTTTAACTTTAGCTGCAACTGGAAGTGAAATGAATGGAAATTCAGTTATTTCAAATATGCATACTAATCAAAAATTAGCAATAGGGCATGATTTATTAAGGCCTGTTTTCTCAATTTTAGATCCTGAATATACATATACAGTAAATAGATATCACACTGCTGCTGGAGTAGTAGATATTTTAAGTCACCTATTTGAGCAATATTTTACTCCAGACCATGAAGGATATTTACAAAATCGTATGATGGAAGCTATGATGAAAACAGTTATAGAGTATGGAAAAATAGCTTATGAAGACCCTACTAATTATGAGGCTAGAGCAAATTTAATGTGGACTAGTTCATTAGCTTTAAATGGTATGGTAGCTTATGGTAAAGTTTCAACTGATTGGGCTACTCATGGAATGGAACATGAATTAAGTGCTTTTTATGATATCACTCATGGAGTTGGACTAGGAATACTTACACCTTATTGGATGAAATATGTATTATCTAAAGATACTGTACATAGATTTGTAGAATATGGTAGAAATGTATGGAAAATTCATGGAACAGATGAAATGGATATAGCTAATAAAGCTATTGAAAAAACAAGAGAATTTTTTAACTCTTTAGATATACCAGCTACTTTACATGAAGTTGGAATAGATGAAAGTAAGTTAGAAAAAATGGCTGAACAAGCAACTATGTTTGGAGCTTTAGGTTCTATGAAAAAATTATATAAAGATGATGTATTAGCTATTTATAAGATGGCTTTATAG
- a CDS encoding FAD-dependent protein, protein MRVNVNNIIISLEKNQDKEIMKEIEKRGIKRDNIKGILWNKRSIDSRKKNDIKLIYNIEVELKKEIDVTSLNSVSLVKEIKKVNREPISKFSSPIAVIGAGPAGLFAALRLAEYGFTPIVFERGEDVDNRDISTNLFTSSSIFNPNSNIQFGEGGAGTYSDGKLNTRIRSEYMDKVFETFVECGAPTNILWDYKPHVGTDILKKVVKNLREKIKKLGGTFYFNHKLENIHIKDGKICGADIINSRGEKEFFNFQDIILATGHSARDTYRMLNKNGVYMESKPFAIGARIEHPRCDIDKMQFGKFADHELLGAATYSVTYNNRAEERGVFSFCMCPGGVIVNAASETNTSLVNGMSYSQRDGKFSNSAIVVGIKENDFGDHLFAGMEFQEKLERKTFELGEGYGALYQGVLDFMNNKKTSYEIESSYEMKKTSYNLNNFFPTVISENMRAAFNYWSKNPLFISERANLIAPETRTSAPVRIVRDITGMSINISGLYPIGEGAGYAGGIVSAAVDGLKIVDLAFTKIKD, encoded by the coding sequence TTGAGAGTAAATGTAAATAATATTATTATCTCTTTAGAAAAAAATCAAGATAAAGAGATAATGAAAGAGATTGAAAAAAGAGGGATTAAAAGAGATAATATAAAAGGAATCCTTTGGAATAAAAGATCTATTGATAGTAGAAAGAAAAATGATATTAAATTGATATATAATATAGAAGTAGAGTTAAAAAAAGAGATTGATGTAACTTCTCTTAATTCAGTATCATTAGTTAAAGAGATAAAAAAAGTAAATAGAGAACCTATTTCAAAATTTAGTTCTCCAATAGCAGTTATTGGAGCAGGGCCAGCTGGACTTTTTGCTGCTTTAAGATTAGCTGAATATGGATTTACTCCTATTGTTTTTGAAAGAGGAGAAGATGTAGATAATAGAGATATATCTACTAATCTCTTCACTTCTTCATCTATTTTTAATCCAAATTCTAATATACAATTTGGAGAGGGAGGAGCTGGAACATATTCAGATGGAAAGCTTAATACAAGAATAAGAAGTGAATATATGGATAAAGTTTTTGAAACTTTTGTAGAATGTGGAGCTCCTACTAATATCCTTTGGGATTATAAACCTCATGTAGGAACAGATATTTTGAAAAAGGTAGTAAAAAATTTAAGAGAAAAAATAAAAAAATTAGGTGGAACTTTCTATTTTAATCATAAATTAGAAAATATTCATATAAAAGATGGGAAAATATGTGGAGCTGATATTATAAATAGTAGAGGAGAAAAGGAATTTTTTAATTTCCAAGATATAATATTAGCAACAGGACATTCAGCAAGAGATACTTATAGAATGTTAAATAAAAATGGTGTTTATATGGAAAGTAAACCTTTTGCTATAGGGGCTAGAATAGAACATCCTAGATGTGATATAGATAAGATGCAATTTGGTAAGTTTGCTGATCATGAACTTTTAGGAGCAGCTACTTATAGTGTAACTTATAATAATAGAGCTGAAGAAAGAGGAGTATTTTCATTCTGTATGTGTCCAGGAGGAGTTATTGTAAATGCTGCTTCTGAAACAAATACTTCTTTAGTTAATGGAATGAGTTATTCTCAAAGAGATGGAAAATTTTCTAACTCTGCAATAGTAGTAGGGATAAAGGAAAATGACTTTGGAGATCATCTTTTTGCTGGAATGGAGTTTCAAGAGAAGTTAGAGAGAAAAACTTTTGAATTAGGAGAAGGTTATGGTGCTTTATATCAAGGAGTATTAGACTTTATGAATAATAAAAAAACTTCTTATGAGATAGAAAGTAGTTATGAGATGAAAAAGACCTCTTATAACTTAAATAATTTTTTTCCAACAGTAATTAGTGAAAATATGAGAGCTGCTTTTAACTATTGGAGTAAAAATCCTCTGTTTATTTCAGAAAGAGCTAATTTAATAGCTCCAGAAACTAGAACTTCTGCTCCTGTTAGAATAGTAAGAGATATAACTGGAATGTCTATCAATATATCTGGACTTTATCCTATTGGAGAGGGAGCTGGATATGCTGGTGGAATTGTTAGTGCTGCAGTAGATGGATTAAAAATAGTAGATTTAGCTTTTACAAAAATTAAAGATTAA
- a CDS encoding HU family DNA-binding protein: MTKKEFVELYATKGDLSKKEAEKYINLFLDSVEEALIDGKEVSFVGWGKWEVVDRAPREVRNPQTQEIMKIEGKKVVKFKTGKLLADKIK; encoded by the coding sequence ATGACAAAAAAAGAATTTGTTGAACTATATGCTACAAAGGGAGATCTTTCAAAAAAAGAAGCTGAAAAATATATTAATCTTTTTTTAGATAGTGTTGAAGAAGCTTTAATAGATGGAAAAGAGGTATCTTTCGTTGGTTGGGGTAAATGGGAAGTAGTAGATAGAGCCCCTAGAGAAGTAAGAAATCCTCAAACACAAGAAATTATGAAAATAGAAGGAAAAAAAGTTGTTAAATTTAAAACTGGAAAGCTTTTAGCAGATAAAATTAAATAG
- a CDS encoding amidohydrolase family protein — translation MLIIKNGMILDVKNSQYINGDISIENGKIKEIKKEIEIQSEDKVIDAQGKIVTPGFIDAHCHLGLMGDSVGFENDDVNEKADPITPHLRAIDALDPMDRVFEEAYQGGITSVATGPGSANVIGGQFAAIKTFGKRIDKMIIKAPIAMKCAFGENPKRFYGTKGKMPTTRMGTAGLLRETLFKAKEYLRKIELAGDDESKKPNFDMKLEALIPVLKKEIPLKAHAHKANDIFTAIRIAKEFDVKMTLDHSTDARAIVDELAEEKFDMIVGPSLGHRTKVELVNKSFKTAGVLNKAGIKIAITTDSPVIPLHHLPLCAGLAVKDGLNKWEAFKAISIYPAEILGLEDKIGSIDVGKDADIVIWSNSPLELDANVEYTIIDGKVVYKREN, via the coding sequence ATGTTAATAATAAAAAACGGTATGATTTTAGATGTAAAAAATTCTCAATATATCAATGGGGATATCAGTATTGAAAATGGAAAAATTAAAGAGATAAAGAAAGAGATTGAAATACAATCTGAAGATAAAGTTATAGATGCTCAAGGGAAAATAGTAACTCCTGGATTTATAGATGCACATTGTCATTTAGGACTTATGGGTGATAGTGTTGGATTTGAAAATGATGATGTGAATGAAAAAGCTGATCCAATAACTCCTCACTTAAGAGCTATTGATGCTTTAGATCCAATGGATAGAGTTTTTGAAGAAGCTTATCAAGGAGGAATTACTTCTGTTGCTACAGGACCAGGAAGTGCAAATGTTATAGGAGGACAATTTGCTGCAATAAAAACTTTTGGTAAAAGAATAGATAAAATGATAATAAAAGCACCTATTGCTATGAAATGTGCTTTTGGAGAAAATCCAAAAAGATTTTATGGAACAAAGGGAAAAATGCCAACTACTAGAATGGGAACTGCTGGACTTTTAAGAGAAACTCTATTCAAAGCTAAAGAGTATTTAAGAAAAATTGAGTTAGCTGGAGATGATGAAAGCAAGAAACCTAATTTTGATATGAAATTAGAAGCTCTTATCCCTGTATTAAAAAAAGAGATTCCTCTTAAAGCTCATGCACACAAAGCTAATGATATATTTACAGCTATTAGAATAGCTAAAGAATTCGATGTAAAAATGACTCTTGATCACTCTACTGATGCTAGAGCAATTGTTGACGAATTAGCTGAAGAAAAATTTGATATGATAGTTGGCCCAAGTCTTGGACATAGAACAAAAGTTGAATTAGTTAATAAATCTTTTAAAACTGCAGGTGTTTTAAATAAGGCAGGAATAAAAATAGCTATTACAACAGACAGCCCAGTTATTCCACTACACCATTTACCACTATGTGCTGGTTTAGCTGTAAAAGATGGTTTAAATAAATGGGAGGCTTTTAAAGCAATCTCTATATATCCAGCTGAAATTTTAGGATTAGAAGATAAAATTGGATCTATTGATGTAGGAAAAGATGCAGATATCGTTATCTGGTCAAACTCTCCATTAGAATTAGATGCCAATGTTGAATATACTATTATTGATGGAAAAGTTGTTTATAAAAGAGAAAATTAA